A genomic window from Bicyclus anynana chromosome 11, ilBicAnyn1.1, whole genome shotgun sequence includes:
- the LOC112055467 gene encoding C-type mannose receptor 2-like: MIKLLSCFVFAAFLCTTECKRYRYDYSYDCEVDGWFKLHLVPATWHDAWLRCQLEGAVLASPDNRNMNLAMRKVMKNKQTTWNGVFTGIHATFSKGDFFSVEGIPLSKMSVEWTPVEPDNKNNHENCILLVSNGTIADVNCDEVHPYMCFKKKTKNMVFNGCGTFDSAYNLDPRTGSCYKFHRVPRNWTRAFMTCAAEGGHLVIINSQQEANVVRELFAKNPRNTIIATNLDGMKDVIHIGFHDWDERDAWHTIDGKPLIEAGYSLWAEGQPDNAAPGEYCGGMFRNGRLDDIFCHERGPFVCEKSPDSLLQEEDL; encoded by the exons atgattaaattattaagttgttttgtttttgctgcATTCTTGTGTACCACAG aatgtaAGCGCTACAGATATGATTATTCATACGATTGTGAGGTGGATGGATGGTTCAAGCTTCACCTGGTGCCAGCCACGTGGCACGACGCCTGGCTGCGCTGCCAGCTCGAAG GAGCAGTTCTAGCATCTCCAGACAACAGAAACATGAACCTGGCAATGAGGAAGGTCATGAAGAATAAGCAAACCACATGGAATGGCGTCTTCACTGGAATTCACGCCACATTTTCTAAAGGGGACTTCTTTTCTGTCGAAG GTATTCCTTTATCCAAAATGTCAGTAGAGTGGACACCAGTAGAACCTGACAACAAGAACAATCATGAGAACTGTATCCTGTTGGTCTCCAACGGCACCATCGCGGACGTGAACTGCGACGAAGTACATCCTTACATGTGCTTCAAAAAGAAGACCAAGAATATGGTGTTTAATGGATGTGGAACCTTCGACTCAG CGTACAACTTGGATCCTCGGACCGGCAGCTGCTACAAGTTCCACCGCGTCCCCCGGAACTGGACCCGCGCGTTCATGACCTGCGCAGCCGAGGGGGGGCACCTGGTCATCATCAACAGCCAGCAGGAAGCCAACGTCGTCCGAGAGCTGTTCGCAAAGAACCCTCGGAACACCATAATCGCTACCAATCTTGATGGCATGAAAGACGTCATTCACATCGGATTCCATGACTGGGACGAACGTGATGCCTGGCACACTATTGACG GTAAACCGCTCATCGAGGCCGGATACAGTCTATGGGCGGAGGGGCAGCCCGATAACGCGGCGCCGGGCGAGTACTGCGGGGGAATGTTCCGCAACGGACGCCTGGACGACATATTTTGCCACGAGCGCGGGCCCTTCGTGTGTGAGAAGAGCCCTGACAGCCTCCTACAGGAAGAGGACCTCTGA
- the LOC112055466 gene encoding C-type mannose receptor 2 produces the protein MIRLISCFVFAAFLCSTTECKRYRYDYSYDCDVDGWFKLHLVPTTWHDAWLRCQLEGAVLASPDNIYMNLAMRNVMKNNQITWNGVFTGIHATFSKGDFFSVEGIPLSKMQIEWMPVEPDNKINNEDCILLVSNGTIADVNCDEVHPYMCFKKKTKNMVFNGCGTFDQEYNLDPRTGSCYKFHRVPRNWTRAFMTCAAEGGHLAIINSEQEANVLRELFEKNPQKSIIAAIPGIMRDIMHVGFHDWGERGVWTTIDGKSLIEAGFNLWAEGQPDNAPPGEYCGGMFRNGRLDDVWCHERGTFVCEKSPDSLLHEEDLSK, from the exons ATGATTAGATTAAtaagttgttttgtttttgctgcATTTTTGTGTAGTACTACAG AATGTAAGCGCTACAGATATGATTATTCATACGACTGTGACGTGGACGGATGGTTCAAGCTTCACCTGGTGCCAACCACGTGGCACGACGCCTGGCTGCGCTGCCAGCTCGAAG GGGCAGTTCTAGCATCTCCCGACAACATATACATGAACCTGGCGATGAGGAATGTCATGAAGAATAATCAAATCACGTGGAATGGCGTCTTCACTGGGATTCACGCTACATTCTCCAAAGGGGACTTCTTTTCCGTTGAAG GGATTCCTTTATCCAAAATGCAAATAGAGTGGATGCCAGTGGAACCTGACAACAAGATCAACAACGAAGACTGCATCCTCTTGGTCTCCAACGGCACCATCGCGGACGTGAACTGCGACGAAGTGCACCCTTACATGTGCTTCAAAAAGAAGACCAAGAACATGGTGTTTAATGGATGTGGTACATTTGACCAAG AGTACAACTTGGACCCTCGGACCGGGAGCTGCTACAAGTTCCACCGCGTCCCCCGGAACTGGACCCGCGCGTTCATGACCTGCGCAGCCGAGGGGGGGCACCTGGCCATCATCAACAGCGAGCAGGAAGCCAACGTCCTCCGAGAGCTGTTCGAGAAGAACCCACAGAAGTCCATCATCGCTGCTATCCCTGGCATCATGAGGGACATCATGCACGTCGGATTCCACGATTGGGGCGAGCGTGGTGTCTGGACTACTATTGACG GTAAATCGCTCATCGAGGCCGGGTTCAATCTATGGGCGGAGGGGCAGCCCGACAACGCGCCGCCGGGCGAGTACTGCGGGGGGATGTTCCGCAACGGACGCCTGGACGACGTGTGGTGCCACGAGCGCGGGACCTTCGTCTGTGAGAAGAGCCCTGACAGCCTCCTACATGAAGAAGATCTTTCAAAATAA